A part of Candidatus Deferrimicrobium borealis genomic DNA contains:
- a CDS encoding VacJ family lipoprotein: MKWFKRSVLLLFLLIPGFGCAHSPHSGSSSTSPGEPPPYEQVVVASSPDPIPLDSPEVSPKYESGKTDNVSDSPAALASPEIPSNSDNMNLDYVEEEKTPEKASIADPLEPFNRAMFHFNDKLYFWALKPVAQGYGKVVPEVARVGVRNFFSNIASPIRIVNCVLQARFVDAVKELGRFAVNTVGGIGGLMDLASDNAVNLPKQDADFGQTLGVYGLGQGFYINWPIWGPSSPRDTVGLIGDAFLHPFTYLFELDVLIGIKAYETVNATSLAIGDYESLKDAAVDPYVAFRDAYGQYRYRLRKDIIEGGKPAQSGTGGAISPAITEDPPPVGAEGEK; encoded by the coding sequence ATGAAATGGTTCAAGCGTTCCGTTCTACTGCTTTTTCTTCTTATTCCAGGGTTTGGCTGTGCTCACAGTCCTCACTCCGGTTCTTCCTCTACTTCACCCGGCGAGCCGCCTCCGTACGAGCAGGTCGTTGTCGCTTCCAGCCCGGATCCGATTCCGCTGGATTCACCGGAGGTGTCGCCGAAATACGAAAGCGGGAAAACGGATAACGTTTCGGATTCTCCGGCCGCCTTGGCATCCCCGGAGATTCCGTCGAATTCCGACAACATGAATCTGGATTATGTCGAGGAGGAAAAAACACCGGAGAAGGCTAGCATTGCCGATCCGCTGGAGCCTTTCAACCGGGCCATGTTCCACTTCAACGACAAGCTCTACTTCTGGGCGCTGAAACCCGTGGCGCAGGGATACGGCAAGGTCGTTCCCGAGGTGGCGCGGGTTGGCGTGAGAAATTTCTTCTCGAACATCGCCTCCCCGATTCGCATCGTGAATTGCGTGCTCCAGGCAAGGTTCGTCGACGCGGTCAAGGAACTTGGCCGTTTCGCGGTCAACACAGTTGGGGGGATCGGGGGACTCATGGATCTCGCCTCGGACAACGCCGTAAATCTCCCGAAGCAGGACGCAGACTTTGGTCAAACCCTGGGAGTCTATGGATTGGGGCAAGGTTTCTACATCAATTGGCCGATATGGGGGCCTTCCAGCCCCCGGGATACGGTCGGGCTGATCGGTGATGCGTTCCTGCATCCGTTCACTTACCTTTTCGAGTTGGACGTCTTGATAGGCATCAAGGCGTACGAAACGGTGAATGCCACATCCTTGGCGATCGGCGACTACGAGTCCCTGAAAGACGCGGCCGTCGATCCCTACGTGGCGTTCCGCGATGCCTATGGTCAATATCGATATCGATTGAGAAAGGACATAATCGAGGGAGGGAAACCGGCGCAGTCGGGCACCGGAGGCGCGATCTCTCCGGCAATCACGGAAGATCCGCCACCGGTCGGTGCCGAGGGTGAAAAATAA
- a CDS encoding ATP-binding cassette domain-containing protein: protein METPLIEFRNVGKRFGDQAVLEDVNLQIFEGQVTTIVGLSGAGKSVLLKLIIGLLKPDEGTILFRGKPLATIKRKEMGSILVRISYMFQDNALFDSMTVHENIALPLRETTNLEKAEIDRRVMARIEQTELGEAAHRYPSELSGGMQKRVALARALVVDPQIVLFDEPTSGQDPIRKNAILSMIAQHQKKLGFTAILVSHEIPDVFFISNRILALYDRKIVFQGTPRELENFEHPFKVEVIRSMEGLRDELTGLYSKRQFILNHAGLIGKADGETYSVAVFTLEGLDTITATFGHDAAQEAIKAMGMFVIKHFDAIGGFSTRRSTNEFITVLPYSDQAEAESILKDFVHDFQACGIHGLRAVARRPTGADESVEITVLAGIAQGQPDADIDSVIDAAKNQQKEIARLRCDGRR from the coding sequence ATGGAAACGCCATTAATCGAATTCAGGAATGTGGGCAAGCGCTTCGGGGACCAGGCCGTCCTTGAAGACGTCAATCTGCAGATTTTTGAGGGGCAGGTCACGACGATCGTCGGCCTCAGCGGTGCCGGCAAGAGCGTACTCCTCAAACTTATCATCGGTCTCCTGAAGCCCGATGAGGGAACCATTCTTTTTCGGGGCAAACCGCTTGCCACGATAAAAAGAAAAGAGATGGGCTCAATCCTGGTCCGGATCAGCTACATGTTTCAGGACAATGCGCTCTTCGACTCCATGACCGTGCATGAAAATATCGCCCTCCCTCTTCGGGAAACGACGAACCTGGAGAAAGCGGAAATCGACCGCCGGGTCATGGCTAGAATTGAACAGACCGAACTTGGCGAGGCCGCCCACAGGTACCCCTCGGAGCTCTCCGGGGGAATGCAAAAGCGTGTGGCCCTGGCGCGGGCCCTGGTCGTCGATCCTCAAATCGTCCTCTTTGACGAACCCACTTCCGGACAGGACCCGATCCGGAAGAATGCCATTCTGAGCATGATTGCCCAGCACCAGAAAAAATTAGGGTTTACGGCGATCCTGGTCAGCCACGAGATTCCCGATGTGTTCTTTATCTCCAACCGCATTCTCGCCCTCTATGATCGAAAGATCGTTTTCCAGGGCACTCCCAGGGAACTGGAAAATTTCGAGCACCCCTTCAAGGTCGAAGTGATCCGCAGCATGGAAGGGTTGCGGGATGAATTGACGGGCCTCTACTCCAAGCGGCAGTTCATTCTGAATCATGCTGGACTGATAGGAAAGGCGGACGGGGAAACCTACTCCGTCGCTGTTTTTACTCTGGAGGGATTAGATACAATCACCGCAACGTTCGGCCATGACGCGGCCCAGGAGGCAATTAAAGCCATGGGAATGTTCGTCATTAAACATTTCGACGCCATCGGGGGCTTTTCCACGCGTCGCAGTACCAATGAATTTATTACGGTGCTCCCCTATTCGGATCAGGCGGAAGCGGAGAGCATCCTCAAGGATTTTGTCCATGATTTCCAGGCGTGCGGAATCCATGGGCTACGCGCCGTTGCTCGCAGGCCGACGGGTGCGGATGAGAGCGTCGAAATCACCGTCCTGGCAGGGATTGCCCAAGGCCAACCGGATGCGGATATAGATTCCGTCATCGATGCGGCAAAAAATCAGCAGAAGGAGATTGCCCGTCTTCGGTGCGACGGGAGGAGGTAA
- a CDS encoding ABC transporter permease, translating to MMPDEERRKFPEGGTGRPLGAFLAGPFAVSGRSAIRWINNSGAAVIFFVLAFLGIFRPKQFSKIVEQVYYIGARSSMIIMLVGLFTGMVIGLQMYSALVKVGAQGYLGTIVALSLVRELGPVLAAIMITARAGSSITAEIGIQRISEQVDALTTMRIHPLRYLISPRIAAALISFPVLTALFDIIGIIGGYISGVLIMGANSGTYIYRVQASLEMKDLTQGFIKAVVFATIVSTVCCFQGYFAHMRVDSHGAKAVGLATTSAVVLSCVLILLSDYIVTSLLI from the coding sequence ATGATGCCTGATGAAGAAAGAAGAAAGTTCCCTGAAGGTGGGACGGGACGGCCGCTTGGCGCATTCCTGGCAGGTCCGTTTGCCGTTTCCGGAAGGTCGGCGATCCGCTGGATCAACAATTCAGGCGCCGCGGTAATTTTCTTCGTGTTGGCGTTTCTGGGGATATTTCGACCCAAGCAGTTTTCCAAGATCGTTGAACAGGTATATTACATCGGCGCACGATCCAGCATGATCATCATGCTCGTCGGTCTGTTCACGGGCATGGTCATTGGCCTTCAAATGTACAGTGCCCTGGTGAAAGTCGGCGCGCAAGGGTATCTCGGGACCATTGTAGCCCTGTCTCTCGTCAGGGAATTGGGCCCCGTCCTTGCCGCCATCATGATTACGGCCAGGGCAGGTTCGTCCATCACCGCGGAGATCGGCATCCAGCGCATCTCCGAACAGGTTGACGCCCTCACCACCATGCGAATCCATCCGCTTCGGTATCTCATCAGCCCCAGGATCGCTGCGGCCCTCATAAGCTTCCCCGTGCTCACCGCCCTGTTTGACATCATTGGTATTATCGGTGGCTACATTTCCGGGGTTTTGATCATGGGGGCAAATTCCGGCACGTATATTTATCGTGTTCAGGCAAGCCTGGAGATGAAAGATCTGACCCAGGGTTTCATCAAGGCGGTGGTCTTCGCCACCATCGTCTCCACCGTCTGTTGTTTTCAGGGTTACTTTGCGCACATGCGGGTGGACAGTCATGGGGCCAAGGCCGTCGGTCTTGCCACCACATCGGCCGTCGTGCTTTCCTGCGTGCTGATTCTGCTGTCCGACTATATCGTGACCTCGCTCCTCATTTGA
- a CDS encoding TetR/AcrR family transcriptional regulator, producing the protein MASSDVDNHRLGKPDQDGNAVRDRLLGAALQLFARKGFESASVRELTEAAKVTRPTLYYHFGSKEGLYLELVERLCATVEDSILHSLVPQGTARVRLRSFVLKILDSIIEDAGNQRFFFVISLDPRRNNLSSFHERTRNFIAAVVELLLEEGVEKGEFETDDVTYITKLILALVDSFIYNQIFLDYPKSNRDETEKMLNVLLDQIAL; encoded by the coding sequence ATGGCGTCGTCTGATGTTGACAATCACCGGCTTGGGAAACCCGACCAGGACGGAAATGCCGTCCGGGACCGGCTGCTGGGCGCGGCGTTGCAGCTGTTTGCCCGCAAGGGGTTCGAATCGGCAAGCGTGCGCGAGCTCACCGAGGCTGCGAAAGTTACCCGGCCGACGCTCTATTACCATTTCGGGAGCAAGGAAGGACTCTACCTCGAACTGGTGGAACGATTGTGCGCAACGGTCGAGGATTCGATCCTCCATTCCCTGGTTCCTCAGGGAACCGCACGGGTTCGACTGAGATCGTTCGTGCTAAAGATACTGGATTCGATCATCGAGGATGCCGGCAACCAGCGATTCTTCTTCGTCATCAGTCTGGACCCTCGCCGAAATAATCTGTCTTCCTTCCATGAACGAACGAGAAATTTCATCGCGGCCGTTGTGGAATTGCTGTTGGAGGAAGGGGTCGAAAAGGGGGAATTCGAGACTGACGACGTTACATATATCACGAAATTGATTTTGGCGCTTGTTGATTCCTTTATATATAACCAGATTTTCCTTGATTACCCGAAGTCAAATCGGGATGAAACGGAAAAGATGCTGAACGTTCTTCTCGATCAAATCGCATTGTAG
- the mlaD gene encoding outer membrane lipid asymmetry maintenance protein MlaD, producing MKKYAMETTVGVFFFVGLLLIGIMTVKLGHVSFFGEKTYPLSARFTSVTGLRVGSPVYMFGIEVGRVERLTMDQKDRKAAVELQIKQGIKVYDDAIATIKTEGLIGDKYLGLDPGGAGELLNPGGTITETQPDLDIGDLIGKYAFGDVKK from the coding sequence ATGAAAAAATACGCCATGGAAACGACGGTCGGGGTCTTTTTCTTCGTCGGGTTGCTCCTGATCGGGATCATGACGGTGAAGCTGGGACACGTTTCCTTTTTCGGCGAAAAGACGTACCCGCTCTCCGCCCGCTTTACCTCGGTAACCGGACTGAGAGTCGGGAGTCCGGTCTATATGTTCGGCATCGAGGTGGGACGAGTGGAGCGCCTCACCATGGACCAGAAGGACCGGAAGGCGGCGGTGGAATTGCAGATAAAGCAGGGCATAAAGGTATACGACGATGCCATCGCCACGATCAAAACGGAAGGGTTGATTGGCGACAAATATCTGGGACTCGACCCCGGGGGGGCAGGCGAACTCCTGAACCCTGGTGGAACCATTACGGAAACCCAACCGGATCTGGATATCGGGGACCTCATCGGCAAGTATGCCTTTGGAGACGTCAAGAAGTAG
- a CDS encoding ABC transporter substrate-binding protein, translating to MKRLLAAFSVLLFLLLSVPVHAGAPMDTVQANVDKVLEVLRDPKLKAESAKEIKKERLRHIYDGMFDQVELSRRTLAQNWNNLNLAQREEFVNLFRQILEKAYIDKILAYVNEKVVFDREVQISGTQAEIQTTIITSSKKIPVFYRVILKGSEWKVYDVVIENVSLISNYRTQFNEILAKNTPDQMLEILREKVKGQ from the coding sequence ATGAAAAGACTACTAGCGGCTTTCAGTGTCTTACTGTTCCTGTTGTTATCGGTGCCCGTACATGCCGGCGCCCCCATGGATACGGTTCAGGCAAATGTCGATAAAGTGCTTGAGGTCTTGCGCGATCCGAAGCTAAAAGCCGAGTCGGCCAAAGAGATCAAAAAGGAAAGACTTCGTCACATATACGACGGCATGTTCGATCAAGTCGAGCTTTCCCGGCGGACTCTGGCGCAGAACTGGAATAATTTGAACCTCGCCCAGAGGGAGGAATTCGTAAATCTTTTCAGGCAAATACTGGAAAAAGCCTACATCGACAAAATTCTGGCATACGTCAACGAGAAAGTTGTTTTTGACAGGGAAGTCCAGATCTCGGGGACCCAAGCCGAAATTCAAACGACGATCATCACCTCCTCGAAGAAAATTCCTGTTTTCTACCGGGTGATTTTAAAAGGCAGTGAATGGAAGGTCTATGACGTCGTTATCGAGAACGTGAGTTTGATCTCGAATTACCGCACCCAATTCAACGAGATCCTGGCGAAAAATACCCCCGACCAAATGCTTGAGATTCTGCGGGAAAAGGTAAAGGGACAGTAG
- the pyk gene encoding pyruvate kinase has translation MNLPACKTRLVCTIGPASESPEIMESMLGAGMNVARLNFSHGAFEYHKRVIENLRGASLKTGRRLAVMADLPGPKMRIGSLAGEPVHLKPGEPFTLTTDGIVGDGTRASVSFPRLPATVRAGNTLYLNDGIIRLEVEQVRGNDVVCRVTAGGELRSHKGLNVPGVDLGIGAFTERDRECLKFALERGVDAVSQSFVASAEDVRAVRRAARALGRNPFLIAKIERSVALDRIDEILGEADGIMVARGDLGVEIPIERIAIEQKRLIHRANLLGKPVITATQMLESMTENVRPTRAEATDVANAVIDGTDCVMLSGESAMGKHPVEAVRTLARIAEAAEPYRTGQFVREAMKAVIDAGDVAPFDLVSMSIESILARMSVGAVVVPSRSGSTVRQLARLRIPVWLTAVSTSQETCQGLQFSFGVHPVKLDAAPKDWRSWARQWVAEKGVPGEYLILVEGPSPDRPDVTQRLEVIDLRK, from the coding sequence GTGAACCTGCCCGCCTGCAAAACCAGGCTCGTCTGCACCATCGGCCCGGCGTCCGAATCCCCGGAGATCATGGAGTCGATGCTGGGCGCCGGGATGAACGTGGCCCGCCTCAACTTTTCCCACGGCGCCTTCGAATATCACAAGCGGGTCATCGAAAACCTGCGCGGCGCCTCCCTCAAGACAGGCAGGCGGCTCGCCGTCATGGCGGACCTCCCGGGCCCTAAGATGCGGATCGGCTCCCTTGCGGGAGAACCCGTACATCTCAAGCCGGGAGAGCCGTTCACCCTGACGACCGACGGCATCGTCGGCGACGGGACCCGCGCGTCGGTCTCCTTCCCCCGCCTCCCCGCCACGGTCCGGGCGGGAAACACCCTGTACCTGAACGACGGGATCATCCGGCTCGAGGTGGAGCAGGTCCGGGGGAACGACGTGGTGTGCCGCGTGACGGCCGGCGGCGAACTCCGCTCCCACAAGGGGCTCAACGTCCCCGGCGTCGACCTCGGGATCGGCGCCTTCACCGAACGGGACCGGGAGTGCCTGAAGTTCGCCCTGGAGCGCGGCGTCGACGCCGTGAGCCAGTCTTTCGTCGCGTCGGCGGAAGACGTCCGCGCCGTCCGGCGGGCGGCCCGCGCCCTCGGCCGCAACCCCTTCCTCATCGCCAAGATCGAGCGCTCGGTCGCCCTGGACCGGATCGACGAGATCCTGGGGGAGGCAGACGGCATCATGGTGGCCCGGGGGGACCTGGGGGTGGAAATCCCGATCGAGCGGATCGCCATTGAGCAGAAACGTCTCATCCACCGGGCGAACCTCCTCGGCAAGCCGGTCATCACGGCTACCCAGATGCTCGAGTCGATGACCGAAAACGTCCGTCCGACCCGTGCCGAGGCCACCGACGTGGCAAACGCCGTCATCGACGGCACCGACTGCGTGATGCTCTCGGGCGAATCCGCCATGGGAAAACACCCGGTCGAGGCGGTACGGACGCTTGCCCGGATCGCGGAGGCGGCCGAGCCGTACCGGACGGGCCAGTTCGTCCGGGAAGCGATGAAGGCGGTGATCGATGCCGGCGACGTCGCCCCCTTCGACCTCGTCTCCATGAGCATAGAGAGCATCCTCGCCAGGATGTCCGTCGGCGCCGTGGTCGTGCCGAGCCGCAGCGGGTCTACCGTGCGCCAACTCGCCCGGTTGCGGATCCCCGTCTGGCTCACAGCCGTCTCCACCAGCCAGGAAACCTGCCAGGGGCTCCAGTTTTCCTTCGGCGTCCACCCCGTGAAACTGGACGCGGCGCCGAAGGACTGGCGATCCTGGGCGAGACAATGGGTGGCGGAAAAGGGCGTTCCGGGGGAATACCTGATCCTGGTGGAAGGGCCTTCTCCGGACCGCCCGGACGTGACGCAGCGGCTGGAAGTCATCGACCTTCGCAAATGA
- a CDS encoding trypsin-like peptidase domain-containing protein — translation MMKTRMVAMLILALGSFWASTAEGQPLREVFKQVNPSVVVIRSIQTDVIAGPQSQLGISAGLGSGALISPDEIITAAHLVETADTVSVEFSSGEILVARVVASEPAADVALLKLVSSPPSGSVVAKLGDSDKVEVGDQIFIVGAPHGMSSTLTVGHISARRRPNTVYSGLSLAEFFQTDASINQGNSGGPMFNMAGEIVGIVSAIISKSGGSEGLGFVATSNMARQLLLNRRSSWSGISGYLITGKSRNIFNVPPPGEGMLVQHVAKGSPAALTGLKGGTTRATIEGEDLVLGGDIILAVQGIPLNIKNYEEIRGILSRPHPEGFIRVKILRGGEQLELKAIDSP, via the coding sequence ATGATGAAAACACGTATGGTTGCGATGTTGATTTTAGCACTTGGGAGCTTTTGGGCATCTACCGCTGAGGGTCAACCGCTGCGTGAGGTTTTCAAGCAAGTCAATCCCTCGGTAGTCGTCATCAGATCCATACAAACAGACGTTATCGCGGGGCCTCAAAGTCAACTCGGGATCTCTGCAGGCCTGGGTTCAGGAGCGCTGATCTCACCAGACGAGATCATTACGGCAGCACATCTGGTTGAGACCGCGGACACGGTTTCCGTCGAGTTCTCCAGCGGAGAGATTCTCGTGGCAAGAGTCGTTGCCTCGGAGCCCGCTGCCGATGTGGCGCTCCTCAAGCTCGTCAGCTCGCCGCCTTCGGGATCCGTGGTGGCGAAACTGGGCGATTCGGACAAAGTCGAGGTCGGCGATCAGATCTTCATTGTCGGGGCGCCGCACGGGATGAGCAGCACGCTAACCGTCGGACACATTAGCGCTCGTCGCCGGCCAAACACTGTTTACAGCGGGCTCTCATTGGCCGAGTTTTTTCAAACCGATGCGTCGATCAACCAGGGAAATTCCGGCGGCCCGATGTTCAACATGGCGGGAGAGATCGTCGGCATTGTGAGTGCGATCATCTCGAAATCGGGAGGTTCCGAAGGACTGGGCTTTGTCGCTACCTCCAATATGGCGCGCCAACTGCTTTTGAACCGGAGATCTTCCTGGTCCGGCATTTCGGGTTACTTGATCACGGGGAAATCCAGAAATATTTTTAACGTGCCCCCACCAGGGGAAGGAATGCTGGTCCAGCACGTAGCGAAAGGCTCCCCGGCGGCGCTGACTGGGCTAAAAGGCGGCACTACGAGGGCAACCATTGAAGGCGAGGATCTCGTTTTGGGTGGGGACATTATCCTCGCAGTTCAGGGGATTCCGCTCAATATCAAGAATTATGAGGAAATTCGGGGGATTCTCAGCCGGCCTCACCCGGAAGGTTTCATCAGAGTCAAGATTCTGCGTGGGGGAGAGCAGTTGGAGCTGAAAGCTATAGATTCTCCCTGA